Proteins from a genomic interval of Neodiprion lecontei isolate iyNeoLeco1 chromosome 2, iyNeoLeco1.1, whole genome shotgun sequence:
- the LOC124293100 gene encoding putative gustatory receptor 28b gives MMKASPSQTVKKAKLTGQIVHTLLVTAMRSEIKSQLEQFSLQLLHEEFNFTAYGFFTLDFTLLHTMMGTTASYLFILIQFR, from the exons ATGATGAAAGCGTCTCCATCGC AAACTGTCAAAAAG GCCAAGCTAACCGGACAGATAGTTCACACGCTTTTAGTCACAGCGATGAGATCAGAAATAAAATCACAG TTAGAACAGTTCTCACTTCAGCTACTGCATGAGGAATTCAATTTTACGGCTTATGGGTTTTTCACACTAGACTTCACTCTTTTACACACG aTGATGGGAACTACGGCAAGCTACCTTTTTATTCTGATCCAATTCCGATAG